Proteins co-encoded in one Bacillota bacterium genomic window:
- a CDS encoding dihydrodipicolinate synthase family protein: MLKLGGVIPPMVTPLDRNGKVDEASTRRLVDFILNAGADGLFLLGTMGEGMALQNSEKTRLVEIVLDEVRGRCPVLAGAGDISFPRALENSFKLQELGVDAVVPMQPSFFRGLSGAEIEGYFVGIAERLDIPVVIYNNPGLAGNTIPLETLARLCSHPKIIGTKDSTGDFAYFVESLLIKARCNKPFSVLQGNEWSIAPSVLCGADGVVPGIGSLAGKLVKRIYEEARLGHPNEAMELQFTLMELFHGIYGSDRSDWLRGHKEALAYLGIISSPTTLPFRPMSEEGKARVRSCVDRLKDYLL; encoded by the coding sequence ATGCTTAAACTTGGGGGTGTAATCCCGCCCATGGTGACCCCCCTGGACCGTAATGGGAAGGTGGACGAGGCTTCTACCAGGAGGCTTGTGGATTTCATTCTGAACGCCGGGGCGGACGGGTTATTTCTTCTAGGGACCATGGGAGAGGGTATGGCACTCCAGAACTCGGAGAAGACCCGGCTTGTGGAGATTGTCCTGGATGAGGTGAGGGGGAGGTGCCCTGTGCTCGCCGGGGCGGGGGATATCTCATTCCCGAGGGCTCTCGAGAATAGCTTCAAGTTACAGGAACTTGGGGTTGACGCTGTAGTCCCGATGCAACCCTCGTTTTTCAGAGGGCTTTCCGGGGCGGAGATTGAAGGCTACTTCGTGGGGATCGCTGAAAGGCTTGATATCCCGGTGGTCATCTACAACAATCCTGGACTTGCCGGGAATACGATACCCCTTGAGACCCTGGCGCGGCTTTGCTCCCATCCGAAGATCATAGGGACCAAGGACTCCACGGGAGACTTCGCGTATTTCGTCGAAAGCCTTTTGATTAAGGCCCGTTGTAACAAGCCCTTCAGCGTGCTTCAGGGAAACGAGTGGAGCATAGCTCCTTCAGTCCTATGTGGAGCCGATGGGGTCGTCCCGGGGATAGGGTCGCTTGCTGGGAAGCTCGTGAAGCGGATCTACGAGGAAGCCAGGCTCGGGCATCCCAATGAGGCGATGGAATTGCAATTCACCTTAATGGAGCTCTTTCACGGAATCTATGGGAGTGACAGGAGCGACTGGCTCCGGGGCCATAAGGAAGCCCTCGCATACCTCGGGATAATAAGCAGCCCGACCACCCTCCCCTTCAGGCCCATGAGCGAAGAGGGAAAGGCACGGGTGAGGAGTTGCGTGGATAGGCTGAAGGACTATCTTCTTTAA
- a CDS encoding FadR family transcriptional regulator — translation MLRRLRKDNLYERVAEEIKTYIINNNLNPGDRLPPERELAEILGVSRTSIREGIKLLQTFQLVRVRPKEGITVKRLELGPLIEQVSFRLLQDKPKFRELVEARRIIEMDILKLAVERATADDLAAMARSTERMKKKAKRLESYLDEELAFHEAILRAAKNQVLVGFRGVLSEFFKALPELDLDFGDRFELTLEEHLEIYQAICERDQARALRVMERHLARYGGILGRLPEAGGESVLLGGGSSKDIKA, via the coding sequence ATGCTCAGGCGTTTAAGGAAGGATAACCTCTACGAGCGTGTGGCTGAGGAGATAAAGACATATATCATAAACAATAACCTCAACCCAGGTGACCGCCTGCCTCCGGAGCGGGAACTCGCGGAGATCCTGGGCGTAAGTCGTACCTCGATCCGGGAAGGGATAAAGCTCCTTCAGACCTTTCAACTAGTACGCGTGAGGCCCAAGGAAGGGATAACGGTAAAGCGGCTGGAGTTAGGGCCCCTGATTGAACAGGTTTCCTTTCGCCTGTTGCAGGATAAACCGAAGTTCCGCGAGCTTGTGGAGGCCCGTAGGATCATCGAGATGGACATCTTGAAGCTTGCTGTGGAGCGTGCGACCGCTGATGACCTTGCTGCCATGGCCCGAAGCACGGAGCGGATGAAGAAGAAGGCAAAAAGGCTCGAAAGTTACCTCGATGAGGAGCTCGCCTTCCATGAGGCTATCTTAAGGGCGGCGAAGAATCAGGTCCTCGTGGGCTTTAGGGGGGTACTCTCCGAATTCTTCAAAGCCCTGCCTGAGCTAGACCTTGATTTCGGTGACAGGTTTGAGCTCACGCTTGAGGAGCACCTCGAGATCTACCAGGCGATATGCGAGAGGGACCAGGCCAGGGCGCTTAGAGTCATGGAAAGACACCTTGCGCGTTACGGGGGGATATTGGGACGTCTGCCAGAGGCGGGTGGAGAATCCGTTTTGCTGGGGGGTGGGAGTTCCAAGGACATAAAGGCTTAG